Genomic window (Plasmodium knowlesi strain H genome assembly, chromosome: 9):
CTCTCTAatcaaaagttccagaaaatccttctggttcaattgtgtgtcccctttttgacattcatccaacacttcaaaatgaatttcaataatcgtgcgacgatttacgcgaccagaacgtttcgttcttgttggagcagatcgaggttttcgttccttcaccaattgatattcatgtggaccggcttcttccacatgatcgaggagtTGTTCCTGCACAGATGGACGAGATACTtgagcaggagatcttctgaaacgttgtcctcctttaccaagaggaccaaaatactacaaaaaaaaaaaaaaaaaaaaaaaaaagaatgagagggatatttttgctcaagattgtgaaatgttgtttttacacatttattttttttccttttaaccattaaaaatttttttttcctcttaaccattaaaaaaattttttccttttaaccattaattaattttttttttccttttaaccattaaaaaatttttttttttccctttaaccattaaaaaattttttttttccttttaaccattaaaaaaaatttttttttccttttaaacaTTAATTTggtccattaaaaattttttttttttccttttaaacaTTAATTTggtccattaaaaatttttttttttttacccattaatttttttatcttaccttccaaaagtaataagccatagcagaaaggccaatggaaacaggagccaaaggaagaaaaggggtaaggagatccgtaagaaggatgggacagactgtattcgataatgtttcttccatttgggtTTGTTTCCTTTGGAGTAGAGGTTCCACGTTGGTCTTTATTTCGTcattgccaattttgcatttaTTATAACCTTCCTCAaatttgcacacaaaacaagaattaggaaCATTAGTATCTTTACATGGAGGTGTTGCTTCCATAATGACTTTACTCTGTTTGAAAGCGtagtttataccatcctctATGctacaaagaggatgtacccaactatgtccttgcttcttcttatttgccactttttgcaattgttttgcatattctttaagaaataaacaacccatcgtttgtccaaacgatgggccattaACAGGGCCCTTCTTTTGGCCGTTGGGACGGCCATAAATGTGCTGCAGTCCTGCAGCAAAatgcaaacaagctgctctATTTGTTCGCCTTTCTGTATGGCCCTTATTGTTCCAATTAGTGTCGTTTTTGCAGTACTGTTCAACGTCCTTCTGCTTTGTAGCgtcgttcatattttttaaaagtgctGTTAATTCCCTTCCGATATCTTCTTTCAAGGCATTCTaaacataaaacaaaagaaagtaagaaaaaaaaaaatatatatgtatatgtatacacatatgtatatacatatacatgtacatatatatacatatacatatacatctatacatatatacatatgtacatctatacatatatacatatatacatatgtacatatatatatacatatacatctatacatatatatacatacatatacatatatacagatatatacatatacatatatacagatatatatatatttatacatatacatatacatatacatatgtacatttatgtaaacgtatatatatatgtagttgtctaCCGCCCTTACCCAAGGTTGTGTGATCGTTCCACTTGAGGTTGcttgtccatttttgatcttcaatttttgtttaattgcgcattggacttgagtacaaaaagaagatttcatttcatttatgttgGATAATGTTTTTTGCATGGTGTTGTTAATGGCGCTGTCTTTGAGGAGACCTTCCATTTGAGTCTCCACGTTAGTTGCGTCAGTATTGCAAGTTCCACTTTGTGATTGTGATGATGTTCCAATGAGATCTTTATCAACGAGGAGGTCGCAACCgtccaaaattttttcttcccttttgcattcaaaacaaccGTAAACTCCATTCGAACACGAATTCGGAGACGAAGAATTTGGATTATTCTGTTGATTCCAATCAGCAAACAttctatttattttatcctcACCAATGGGACAACTTTTATCCGTAGCGTCTCTTATTTTAGTggcataaagattaagtgctgcgcacatcatagattgtttaaaaaacttgTCATCTTCTTTTGCACTCGACTGGCCGTTCTGAGTGACCTGAACTCGGTTAATGTAGTCTAAACCTGCCgcgatatgattacaagctttCCTTTCAACACTAAGTggattaccatcaccaaaatCTTTACATGGACTATtagttttctttccttcctcatcgATGTGTTTGAACAAACCTTCCAGAGTTGGTTTAACACCCTGATtccaaaagtcacactgtaaatagggaaaaaaagaaaaggttatatatatgtagttagtaggttggttgtgtagtatccggttggtgtagtatccgggtggtgtagtattcggttggtgtagtatccggttggtgtagtatccggttggtgtagtatccggttggtgtagtatccggttggtgcagtatccggttggtgtaagtatccggttggtgtagtatccggttggtgtagtatccggttggtgtagtatccggttggtgtaagtatccggttggtgcagtatccggttggtgtagtatcaggttggtgtagtatcaggttggtgtagtatccggttgatgtagtatccggttcgtgcgtagtatccggttggtgtggTATCCGGTCACTGtcggcgaggagtttttaccttcccttcccccccttagtcaactaaagctaacccctaaaccttattccagtacccttaaaaccttattcataCACCCCTataacattattctaacacccctaccaccttattctaacacccttacaaccttattacaacacccctacaacattattctgacacccctaagaccttactcctgaacccggaatctgacatctaacacccctacaaccataCTCCTACACcttggaaccttattctaatacgcatacaacctttattcctaaaaccggaatctgaatttcttttttttttttattcctcaggtgttgtgttgtttgtagtaatacttacccaatccTTCTTCGTACTACTattctctttcattttgttttggaaccatttgggtgtggcacattggagtttTTCACATAAAGATTGTGTTTTGTTTATGTCGACCATGCTGGTAGATAAGGTGCCGTCCTCCACCATGCCTTGAACTTTGGTTTTTGCAATCTCAGTTTTGCCATTTATGGTAATGTTCACGTTGCAATTTTCATATTCGTTATCTTCCCAATTACATTCAATGCACGGACCACTATTAGCCGTGCAAGGAGATGATTTATTAACCTTCCATGAACCAAAagctttctttattcctgatTCGATAAGACATTTCGATTGacccttcattttttttgcatattccttaaggagtaaacaacccactgtttgtctcaACAGTGGGTCCTTACTCAGGATGGGGTAAGTTGAAGTATCATTCGTTAGATTTTCCTTCAGTTTGTTAAAACCTACTGTAAGATATTgacatgcctttttttccggTTCGGTGGGTTGCCTATTATCATCCATTGTCGTACATTCAGTTCCGTTTATGGTTTTGCCATTTGTGGTCACTGCTTGTGCCAATTGGTTCCATAGTTTGCCAACTTCGCCTTTCTCTGTCCAGAAGTCGTCCTGTTTAGGTGgtggtaatatatatatgcatatgcatatacatatgtatacatatatacatatatatacatgtacacatatacgtatgtacatatacgtatatacatatatgtatatacaattatatgtacatatgtatgcacatgtatatttgtatatgtgtatacacctTTCCTGCCTCTATATTCTACTTACCGCGTTGCTCTTGCCCTGTGTCTGCGCCTGCTGTTCTTTAACTCGGGCTTCTATACATTGGAGACGATTACAGAGGGGTACCCCCTCGGGTTGGTCTGTTTTAAGTAATTCCTGGAGGGTGCCTTCGacgtctttctttttttctttcgtgaGCACGTCATTCAATTTCTCTTTTACATTGACAGTGGGGCCTTTGCCATTGCTAATGGTGCAAGCATTAAGTTCGTCCTTAGTCTTGTCGTCCCATTTGCAAACAATGCAAGGTTTATCATTCTTGCAATTAGCGTCTTTAATTTGTTGTGCCTTCTCAAAAGCGGCCTTAATCCCCGGTTCTATGTCACAAATTTTGctgtcttctttcattttttgtgcaacGGCTTTTAACATTAAGCAAGAAGCAAACTGTTTAAACTCTTGGTTATCATAGGGCTTATGCTGCCTCGTGGAGAGAGATTCCTGAATTTTCGAAATATGTTGCAGTCCTGCTGCAACAAGTTTGCATGCAGTTTTGTTAGCGAAGCCATGGGCGTCGCTATCGCTCCAGGCGGTGCAGTATTTTCCTTCAGGATCCTGGTAGTTCGTGTTCTTCATGTCCTTTAGGAGTTCCCCCAATCTCCCCTTAAAATCATTCTCCATATTACTCTGCACAtataagggggaaagaatatatatatatatatatatatatatatgtagggTCCTTCCATGGTGCGCGGTACGCTGCTTCGTAGATTGCTCCTCCCTTACCCAGGTACCTTGGTCTTCCTTCTGATGTCTATTCACGGCCCATTTAGGCGCAATGCATTTAAGTTGAGTACAGAGGTCACCTTTATCTGTACACGGTTTAcctatacaattttttttttttttgggggggaggaaggaaaggtaatgaaaatgaatggtgatgttgttggttgtatgttggttgtgttggttatgttagtatgttggttgtgttagtatgttggttatgttagtatgttggttgtttgTTGGTtcgtgttagtatgttggttcgtgttagtatgttggttacgttagtatgttggttatgttagtatgttggttatgttagtatgttggttatgttagtatgttggttatgttagtatgttggttatgttagtatgttggttatgttagtatgttggttatgttagtatgttggttgtgttggtaccaacacaaccaacatttcgTGTTGATACCAGcagtaccaacattttgtagtgttGGTGGTACCATTAGTACCAAAATTGTTATGGTACCATTAGTACCACAATTTTGTAGTGGTATCgtttacttacatatgtctTTTATAGCTTTATCCCAAATTTGCTTCATTTCTGCCTGTCCACCGTTTTTGTCGTCGAGCAGTTTATCCACTTCCGTCTTTACATTCTGAGTATTTCTCTTGGAGTCTAGGTTACAAAGTACGAAGGTTCTTAAGGGTACCCTACTGCACTTAAAACACTTATCATTACCATTCAGGCAACCTTTACCCTGACCCATAATTTCAGCACTCTTCTTAAATGCCTCCTCAATCCCTGCATTaacattcctttcctctttacaTGGCAGATCgtccttcattttatctgcaagggcatttaataaaacacattgcATTGTTCTTTTGAACGATGCCGTAACGGCATCGTCCGTACCACCAGCATCCTTATCTTTGATGTCGTAGAGACTTTTTAGTCCTGATGCTATAAGGATGCAAGCatcctttccacttttttcatCTATTTTGCAAAGACCGGTGACAGTTTTATCTGTTTCATTCGTTCCTATCTCCTTAGAGAGTTCCCtcaattccttctttacacCGTTATCGTCTTCCCACACTTTATTCTACAattaaagaatatatatacatatacatataga
Coding sequences:
- a CDS encoding SICAvar, type I; translated protein: MPKPSSGKDGLFAAWLQKLAETQAFTSSADIQAEVCMKKEDQPFCERLKCARDHWQLTDGKSSSNTQEFWDDHVKGELGKLLSDTTTGNGGSTDHCENGPSMDSANKEACKHMTKYLNQMYQNANGGTKGLSDQIIKCALLKEYAKKLKDEAKNRGYCDINEGISHAFNQSNTIKSSATNCQNGGPCIDCTQNENYVSCFSDSDEIKRKVDDMIKGKDAQIQQALTDMNNKSTLCERVKCAANWYKTTGKEEFWTKSVQHLWTELSTAMSNNGKKENDDCTQMDGYRPGTHSEKAACNYLYAGLKQLYQPEATTTAGDNDILKKNLSFRQAVGCFLLHSYANKMKKKAVCEIDAGIKKAFDSWRDPSTKATDTCKKDSNGKEPCVSCPWQGDILESCKINGNGVVGTSTENVENKLKTAVIKEDDARIKEMAKVVNEMKFCDRVECVAARWNKQSNGGSSRTHTWNKVWEDDNGVKKELRELSKEIGTNETDKTVTGLCKIDEKSGKDACILIASGLKSLYDIKDKDAGGTDDAVTASFKRTMQCVLLNALADKMKDDLPCKEERNVNAGIEEAFKKSAEIMGQGKGCLNGNDKCFKCSRVPLRTFVLCNLDSKRNTQNVKTEVDKLLDDKNGGQAEMKQIWDKAIKDICKPCTDKGDLCTQLKCIAPKWAVNRHQKEDQGTWSNMENDFKGRLGELLKDMKNTNYQDPEGKYCTAWSDSDAHGFANKTACKLVAAGLQHISKIQESLSTRQHKPYDNQEFKQFASCLMLKAVAQKMKEDSKICDIEPGIKAAFEKAQQIKDANCKNDKPCIVCKWDDKTKDELNACTISNGKGPTVNVKEKLNDVLTKEKKKDVEGTLQELLKTDQPEGVPLCNRLQCIEARVKEQQAQTQGKSNADDFWTEKGEVGKLWNQLAQAVTTNGKTINGTECTTMDDNRQPTEPEKKACQYLTVGFNKLKENLTNDTSTYPILSKDPLLRQTVGCLLLKEYAKKMKGQSKCLIESGIKKAFGSWKVNKSSPCTANSGPCIECNWEDNEYENCNVNITINGKTEIAKTKVQGMVEDGTLSTSMVDINKTQSLCEKLQCATPKWFQNKMKENSSTKKDWCDFWNQGVKPTLEGLFKHIDEEGKKTNSPCKDFGDGNPLSVERKACNHIAAGLDYINRVQVTQNGQSSAKEDDKFFKQSMMCAALNLYATKIRDATDKSCPIGEDKINRMFADWNQQNNPNSSSPNSCSNGVYGCFECKREEKILDGCDLLVDKDLIGTSSQSQSGTCNTDATNVETQMEGLLKDSAINNTMQKTLSNINEMKSSFCTQVQCAIKQKLKIKNGQATSSGTITQPWNALKEDIGRELTALLKNMNDATKQKDVEQYCKNDTNWNNKGHTERRTNRAACLHFAAGLQHIYGRPNGQKKGPVNGPSFGQTMGCLFLKEYAKQLQKVANKKKQGHSWVHPLCSIEDGINYAFKQSKVIMEATPPCKDTNVPNSCFVCKFEEGYNKCKIGNDEIKTNVEPLLQRKQTQMEETLSNTVCPILLTDLLTPFLPLAPVSIGLSAMAYYFWKYFGPLGKGGQRFRRSPAQVSRPSVQEQLLDHVEEAGPHEYQLVKERKPRSAPTRTKRSGRVNRRTIIEIHFEVLDECQKGDTQLNQKDFLELLIREFMESELMEEEQVPKEEVPSLGSVFMV